One genomic region from Methanocorpusculum vombati encodes:
- a CDS encoding tRNA (N(6)-L-threonylcarbamoyladenosine(37)-C(2))-methylthiotransferase, which yields MDSTALTAAALDRLRNIRLYAETYGCTYNFGDTEKVIEIARSQGCTITDTAEDADAVLINTCIVVARTEEHMYERMRLFAGKTLIVTGCLPGISADRVLSVHPDAYIIDPDLIHSCYREVGTVRAGDHAVLQIAKGCNGHCTYCITRFARGKLVSFPLEDIVEQAQEFVKAGAAEIQVTAQDVSSWGMDRTDGLRLPDLLRALTKIPGEFHIRIGMANPDTLLPILDDFLDAVADPKIFLFLHVPVQSGSDAVLKAMGRRYTAAQYEEICRRARERYPDIRISTDYIAGFSGETAEDGEASVAQILATRPGKVNITRFSVRPGTPAAKMKNLPEPVKKERSRALTNAANAVYDANNEAWIGKTVDAVVTEVVRAGSVTARDRTYQNIVILSEIPLGTRVRVTITGHRRHYLVGIVALE from the coding sequence ATGGATTCAACAGCTCTGACTGCCGCGGCACTTGACCGGCTGAGAAATATCCGGCTGTATGCGGAGACGTACGGCTGTACGTATAATTTTGGGGATACGGAGAAGGTCATTGAGATCGCCAGGTCCCAGGGCTGTACTATTACTGATACCGCGGAGGATGCGGATGCGGTTTTGATCAATACCTGTATTGTGGTTGCCAGGACCGAGGAGCATATGTATGAACGGATGCGCCTGTTTGCCGGTAAGACTCTGATTGTGACGGGATGTCTGCCGGGCATATCGGCGGACCGTGTGCTGTCGGTACATCCGGATGCATATATTATTGATCCGGATCTGATTCACTCCTGTTACCGCGAGGTCGGGACAGTACGGGCAGGAGATCATGCAGTGCTGCAGATTGCAAAGGGATGCAACGGTCACTGTACCTACTGTATCACCCGGTTTGCCCGGGGGAAGCTGGTGAGTTTCCCGCTTGAGGATATTGTGGAACAGGCACAGGAGTTTGTGAAGGCGGGAGCTGCGGAGATTCAGGTAACTGCACAGGATGTCAGTTCCTGGGGGATGGACCGCACTGACGGTCTGCGGCTGCCGGATCTGCTGCGGGCGCTGACGAAGATTCCGGGAGAGTTCCATATCCGTATCGGTATGGCAAATCCGGATACACTGCTGCCGATTCTGGATGATTTTCTGGATGCAGTTGCGGATCCGAAGATCTTTTTGTTTTTGCATGTGCCGGTGCAGTCGGGCTCGGATGCGGTGCTGAAGGCAATGGGACGAAGGTATACGGCAGCCCAGTATGAGGAGATCTGCCGCCGCGCCCGCGAACGGTATCCTGATATCCGCATCTCAACGGATTATATCGCAGGGTTTTCCGGGGAGACGGCAGAGGATGGTGAGGCATCGGTTGCACAGATTCTTGCCACACGGCCCGGAAAAGTGAACATCACCCGGTTTTCAGTGCGGCCGGGAACGCCTGCGGCAAAGATGAAGAATCTTCCCGAACCGGTAAAGAAGGAACGGTCGCGTGCCCTGACGAATGCGGCAAACGCGGTGTATGATGCAAATAATGAAGCCTGGATTGGAAAAACGGTTGATGCGGTGGTAACCGAGGTGGTACGTGCGGGCAGTGTTACGGCACGCGACAGGACGTATCAGAATATTGTGATCCTGTCGGAGATTCCCCTTGGGACCCGGGTGCGGGTGACCATCACCGGTCACCGCCGGCATTATCTTGTGGGCATAGTGGCATTGGAGTAG
- the ppk1 gene encoding polyphosphate kinase 1: MGKKHKTDKKSKKEKKVSETGRPLCEDCGRYFNRELSWLKFNERILAEARNPRNPLLERVSFLGIVADNLDEFFMVRVPAYQEGATRSSDEYEEVVGSQTQLEMIYDRTIFLMRNMSWVWARELKPELEKSGIIFTKYTKCSESEKRTLRKELEGILAENPVPVIRGDRFEDIGHDEFLKGMGLLARSERGYAVLPIQDILDTYGRFVRVGKRKAEYIFREEQLRKNADLLLPDENVRAVVPVRLTRDSDLDLKGDDADDLISAIKAAPETLAKKLPSRLETEQWLPYGYTSHLVSALSLIPELVYDVPSPLGLADLKRFPVSRPELKFAPYTPEVPAGLSEENRIFERLADRDSMLFTPYDSFDGLVNFLNAAAKDPAVQTIQMTLYRLGPESPVAAALIAAAKNGKDVTAVIELKASFDEEANFQWATKLSENGVTVIHGVPGLKVHAKCCLVTRKEGDKPVRYATISTGNYNAKTARIYSDISLFTADSGICRDVAVLFAYLAGKEEHPEYKHLLISPDFMEGALMHLIQREIDHQKRSGNGHIVLKVNSLTHRPIINALYEASNAGVRIDLIVRGICMLRPGVQNLSENIRVISIVGRFLEHSRVFYFRNDGDEQVFIGSPDMMSRNLKRRVEVVCPVLDRKVKNTIINKILPTFLQDTAKGYVLEPDGRYLPPKHPDSGLGAQQMFIAMRKVWW, from the coding sequence ATGGGCAAAAAACACAAGACGGATAAAAAATCCAAAAAGGAAAAAAAGGTCTCCGAAACAGGAAGACCATTGTGTGAAGACTGCGGCAGATACTTCAACCGGGAACTTTCCTGGCTGAAATTCAATGAACGCATTCTGGCCGAGGCAAGAAATCCCCGCAACCCGCTGCTGGAACGGGTCTCATTCCTCGGCATCGTCGCCGATAATCTGGACGAATTCTTCATGGTGCGGGTGCCCGCCTATCAGGAAGGAGCAACCCGATCCAGTGATGAGTATGAAGAAGTGGTCGGCAGCCAAACGCAGCTGGAGATGATCTACGACCGGACCATCTTTCTGATGCGCAACATGTCCTGGGTCTGGGCAAGGGAACTCAAGCCGGAACTGGAAAAATCCGGCATCATCTTCACCAAATATACCAAATGCAGCGAATCGGAGAAACGGACACTCCGAAAAGAACTGGAAGGAATTCTTGCAGAAAACCCAGTTCCCGTCATTCGCGGGGATCGGTTCGAGGACATTGGACACGATGAGTTCCTCAAAGGCATGGGGCTGCTTGCCAGGTCGGAGCGTGGTTATGCGGTCCTCCCCATTCAGGATATTCTGGATACCTATGGAAGATTTGTCCGTGTCGGCAAACGAAAGGCAGAATATATTTTCCGGGAAGAACAGCTGCGGAAAAATGCCGACCTCCTCCTCCCTGACGAAAACGTCCGCGCCGTTGTACCGGTGCGTCTTACCCGTGACTCGGATCTGGACCTGAAAGGAGACGATGCCGACGATCTGATCTCAGCCATTAAGGCAGCTCCCGAGACGCTTGCAAAAAAACTTCCCTCGCGCCTTGAAACGGAACAGTGGCTGCCGTACGGATACACCAGTCATCTGGTGAGTGCACTTTCCCTGATCCCGGAGCTGGTCTATGACGTGCCGTCCCCCCTCGGCCTTGCCGATCTGAAAAGATTCCCGGTTTCCCGTCCCGAACTGAAGTTCGCCCCCTATACCCCGGAGGTTCCGGCAGGACTTTCCGAAGAGAACCGGATCTTTGAACGGCTGGCAGACAGGGACAGCATGCTGTTTACCCCTTATGACAGCTTTGACGGGCTGGTCAACTTCCTGAACGCCGCAGCAAAGGATCCTGCCGTACAGACGATTCAGATGACGCTGTATCGTCTCGGCCCTGAGTCTCCTGTTGCCGCCGCCCTGATTGCGGCTGCCAAAAACGGTAAGGATGTCACCGCCGTCATTGAACTGAAGGCAAGCTTTGACGAGGAGGCCAACTTCCAGTGGGCAACAAAACTCAGTGAAAATGGCGTTACCGTAATTCACGGCGTACCGGGCCTGAAAGTACATGCGAAATGCTGTCTGGTCACCCGAAAGGAAGGTGACAAACCTGTCCGGTATGCCACCATCTCAACCGGCAACTACAACGCAAAGACGGCACGGATTTACTCCGACATCTCCCTGTTTACCGCAGACTCTGGTATCTGCCGCGATGTTGCCGTGCTGTTTGCCTATCTTGCCGGAAAAGAGGAACACCCGGAATACAAACATCTGCTGATAAGCCCGGATTTCATGGAGGGTGCCCTGATGCATCTCATCCAGCGCGAGATCGATCACCAGAAACGTTCCGGAAACGGGCACATCGTTCTGAAGGTCAACTCCCTGACCCACCGGCCGATCATCAATGCACTGTACGAGGCATCCAACGCCGGTGTCAGGATCGATCTGATCGTCCGTGGTATCTGCATGCTCCGGCCCGGCGTCCAAAACCTCTCCGAAAATATCCGGGTCATCTCTATCGTCGGCAGATTCCTGGAACACAGCAGAGTATTCTACTTTAGAAATGACGGAGACGAACAGGTGTTTATTGGCAGTCCGGACATGATGTCGCGCAACCTCAAACGGCGCGTTGAGGTTGTCTGTCCGGTTCTTGACCGCAAGGTCAAAAACACCATCATCAACAAAATTCTGCCGACATTCCTGCAGGATACGGCCAAAGGCTATGTCCTTGAACCGGACGGCCGGTATCTCCCTCCCAAACATCCCGACTCCGGTCTTGGGGCGCAGCAGATGTTCATCGCAATGAGAAAGGTCTGGTGGTAG
- a CDS encoding HD domain-containing protein has product MHKAALLLTEDSRHAEQVCRLSLAVYDDLFPVHGSGRQTRRLLAAAALLHDIGWSVSDVSHHKTGMAFIAGDRTLPFSLHERSLVALAVRYHRGPLPKRHHPLYCGLSKQDRKTVCLLAGIIRIADGLDHSHCSVVRSVHAKLSSGTLVISCTGSGRGSPERRTAAKKADMLMKVFSAGIRICWEKCP; this is encoded by the coding sequence GTGCATAAGGCGGCACTCCTCCTCACGGAGGATTCCCGTCATGCCGAGCAGGTCTGCCGTCTGTCGCTTGCAGTCTACGATGATCTTTTTCCGGTGCACGGAAGCGGCAGGCAGACGCGGCGTCTGCTTGCAGCGGCCGCACTTCTGCATGACATCGGCTGGAGCGTCTCGGATGTTTCCCACCACAAAACCGGCATGGCATTCATCGCCGGGGACCGGACCCTGCCGTTTTCGTTACACGAACGGAGTCTTGTTGCACTTGCTGTCCGGTATCACCGGGGACCACTGCCCAAACGGCATCACCCGCTCTACTGCGGCCTTTCCAAACAGGACCGCAAAACGGTATGCCTGCTTGCAGGCATTATCCGGATTGCCGACGGACTGGATCATTCCCACTGCAGTGTTGTCCGGTCGGTTCATGCAAAACTTTCGTCAGGGACCCTTGTCATCTCCTGCACCGGGTCCGGCAGAGGATCGCCGGAGCGGCGGACTGCCGCAAAAAAAGCGGATATGCTGATGAAGGTGTTTTCTGCAGGCATCCGGATCTGCTGGGAGAAGTGCCCGTAA
- a CDS encoding winged helix-turn-helix transcriptional regulator, whose translation MTKTELPKSSVKVLSVLDPYNSLTHKEIAQLTGLSPRTIRYALKKLKEHDMLVEKFNFRDARQILYSLKVPSAPTQAAA comes from the coding sequence ATGACTAAAACAGAACTCCCCAAGTCATCGGTCAAAGTACTGTCAGTACTGGACCCGTACAACTCTCTGACCCACAAGGAAATTGCCCAGTTAACAGGGTTATCTCCAAGAACTATCCGTTATGCGCTGAAAAAGCTGAAGGAGCACGATATGCTCGTGGAAAAGTTCAATTTCCGTGATGCAAGACAGATCCTGTATTCGCTGAAAGTGCCTTCTGCTCCGACACAGGCCGCCGCATAA